The Prochlorococcus marinus str. MIT 9301 genome segment TGTGCTAGAGGCAGGGGTGGAGGGCTTGCAATATGGGTTAAGTCTTAATTTAGTGGTATTCTCCTGGATGATCTACCTTTCTTACAGTAACTTTTTCAACTTTTTGTCCATTAAATCTTAAAAGATCATCTCCTGAAAAGTCATAACCTAAGCGTTGTCCTAACAGGGCTACATCATCTGCTGTAGATAATGAAGTAACCTTCATTTTTAAGTCTTCATCGGATTGCATCTTAATTAAAAATTTTCTTATTTCAGAAAAACTCATTACTAGAATTTGATTGATTGATGTGAAAAAATTTTATAAAATCTTTTTCTTAGTAAGAACGAGATAAATAGATAATCATTATACTATTTTTATGACTTACTTATTCCTCTATATAGTTGGTGTAATTTTAATATGGTGGACATATCGTGTTGGTTGGCTTGAGGCGGTCAAAACAGTAGTTAAAGTTATAGTTCCCTCAGTGCTTATTATTTTATTTAACATTAAAGCCGGAAGATTACTTTTCAAAAGTCCTTTAGTCGGTTTATTAAGCGCTTTGCCTACTTCTATTTTTATTTTTAGAGGTTCATTGCCTTTAGTTAGTTATATTAATAACTGGATTGAAAATAAAGTGAATAATTATGATGATTCGGAGGTTATAGATACTGATTCCGTACCCTTAGATGATTAATTTAATCAAATCCAAGAAATAATTCTTTGTGTACAACAAGTACATCAAATAAAGTTGTTCCATGAATAGGACTTAATGGGATCTTATCTATATTCAATGCTTCTGCACAAATTAAATGAGCATCCCATTTTGTATCGTGATCACTTATTTCAATTGACCACTCAATTACTTTTTTGAAATGATCTGGCATCTCTGAACCAATTTTTCTGCAAATTTGACATAGAACTGACAAAAGAGGAGGTTTTGATGGCCTTTTTAAATCTTTAATAAGACTTGGTTGTGTAAAAACACTTGTATAGCGGATGTAGTCTATTAATTCATATTCTTCTTTAGTAAGAGCTGCTTTATCTAATGCTCTTTCAAATTCGTATATGGGGGTTATGGGCCTATCCAAGATATTAGTTGTTGCTGTTTTCTGAATCTATTTTTTCTTGATTAATTTCATTGCTTTGATTGCTTTCTATAGATTTAGGAGATTCATCTTTATCTTCTTCTTTCATAACTTGATCGATTTCATTTTGAAATTCATTCGACGCTTTTTTAAGACTTTTCAAAGTTTTACCAAGCTGTTTTCCTAATTCTGGAAGCTTTTTTGGACCAAAAATTAAAAGAGCTAAGATAAGTATTACAGTAACTTCAGGTAAACCTACACCAAAAATATTCATAGCTGATAACTATTTAACTAATTAGGAAATATACTTTTAAATATAGTCAAATCATGTAAAAATTTCATTCTCTGAATAGCTTTATTAATATTAAAAAATTTTGAAAAATATTATTGTTATTAATACTCCTTTAAAGAAAACTAACCAAAGTAATTGATAATCACTCAATTTAAATTTTTTTTGGTACCAATTTATAAAAGTTTTATGTTTATCTATTAATTTTTTCATTTTCACCGAGATTATTTATTACTATCACTAATTTTATCTTAATTTCTTTTATTGTTATTTTATAGAAATCCTAGATCCAACTCAAATTGGATTATTCTATTAAAGTTTAATCTTTTTCTGCATTAATTTTTTCTAAATTATTGAACTATTCGCTAAATATCTACTATTTTAAAAAAATGAAGTACTTGTTTATTGTTTTTTACCTAATTTTTCTTATTTATCCAGCTGAAGCCGTTACCACAAAAATGTTTAAAGTATTGGATACGTGTGCGAGATATCGACTCGGTGAGGTTAATGCTAAAGAGGCTATAGAAAAACTAAAATTAAAATTAACTAATTCTTCCACTAGTCAGCCAAAGGACTTAGTAAAAAAATATTGCTCAGTATTTACTCCAAATGAAAAAATTGAATTTTAATCTTAGCAATACATATTTAATTATTCTTTCTTTGAATAATCTTTAGCTTTGTTTCTTATTTCTTTGACTTTTTTAAAATTAGTTATTTTTAAGTTAAAAATAACTCCCAAAAAAAGGATAAGAAATAAAAAAATATAAATTATTAATTCCATATTATTGAATTAATAAATTCACCATAGTTCAATTCACCATAGTTTATTTCAATAATTTTTTAGTATCTTTTAAAACAAAAAAACTTACTTTAATATCAGTTATTTACTTAATGGCCACAAAAAAAACATATTAACCTCTAATATGGAACTTTATAAGAATCATTGTGCAGATTGGAGATAAAATTCCAGAATTTTCTTTACTGGATCAAAATGGAGTTAAAAGATCAAATAGGGGTTTAAAAAATCCCCTTGTTTTGTTTTTTTATCCAAAAGATGATACTCCTGGTTGCACTATAGAAGTTTGCGGATTTAGAGATAAATATGACTTATTTAAAGTATTAGGTGCACAAGTTTGGGGAGTAAGTAATGGAAGTACTTCAAGTCATTTGGCATTTGCTAATAAAAATAAATTACAATATCCATTACTTTGTGATACGAATGACTCTCTTAGGAAAACTTTTAAAGTTCCTAAAGTACTAGGTTTTATGGATGGTAGGGTAACTTACGTTATTGATCGCAAAGGGACAGTTAGGCATATTTTTAGAGATTTATTGAATGGTCCTGAACACATTAAAGAGGCTATTAGAGTACTTAAGGAAATTCAAAATCAATAAATTATTATTCTAATAATTTTAGATTAATAAGTTTTGTTTTATTATAGTTTCAGCTTTTTTTTAAATATATGAAGAAAATGGGAATGCAGGCTGTTGATCTTGCTATTCAAAATGGAGTGGATCTTGACGGTACTCCAATCCCTCAAAAAATGCTAGATCTATACAATAGAATTATGGATGAGGAGAATAAAAGACAAAGGAGTGGTGTTAAAAAATCAATGAGAAATAGATGCGTTAAAACGGGTTCTAAGCATTTTAATAAAGAAACATTGAATCAATTATTAATAGACTCGGGATGGGAAGGTCTCAAGGAAAAGGAAATTTTATTTTTTTATGACTAAAAAAATTTTTAAATTATCTTAGGATATATATGGTAAATTTTATTTAAATTAAAAAACTGAGAAATAATAAAATATTTTTTTAGATCTAATTTTTTGAATTATTTAAACCATCCTTTTTTGTTAGTGGATATTATTTTCTCTTTTTCAGCTTTTGTTTTATTACTTGCTTTTTTGAAAGCCAAGTTGGCTTCTATAACTGTGACTATTGATATGAAAAAAAGACCAGAAATTCCAATTATTTGTTCAAATTGAGAAGGTTCTGAAGCACCTTGTAAAAAAATACCTGAAGCGAACCATACAGTACTAGCAGTGATGGTAAAAAAATAGGGTTTCCATCTTCTTTGATATAAGTAACCCGATCCTAAACCAGGAAAAAAATTTAAAAAAGATGCTACCCACCCTTTTGAAGATGCAAGTATTTCGTCTCTTGAGGGATAAGACATCTATGTTAGGTATTTATTAAATGTGAATTAATATAAGCAAAAGATATTGCTGCACAAATTAACCAACTAAAGGGTAAGAACATTCTTATTTTTTCTTTATTGTTGTTCATTTTTTAATTATGGAAAATATTTTTAAAATCTGTGGATTTAATAGATACTTTAAAACTATAAGAATTAAAAAAGACGGTTTTTAACCGTCTTTGAAAAAAGTAATTTCTCTAAAAATAAATTATTTATCTTTTGAGGCTGAGAGTACTTTAAGTTCTTTTTTTACTTCTTTTTCTCTCTCTTCAAGATGTTTTAGTTGAGCTTTAAAAGCATCTTCAAGTCTTACTTTTTGTGTTGTAATTTCATTAAGCTCTTCTTGATGTTGGCTTTTCTTTAACTCCTTCATTTCACTATCAGAAATAACATATACAGGGCGATATGAAGGTGTTTCAAAAAGAAGATCAAACATTGAATACATAAGTGACCTCTGAATTAGTACAAATTCAATATCTAATAATTCTTTGGAATATGAAAGGATAAATACCGAAGATATTGATACGGCAAATACACCGAATTTCGGTTTACCTAACATAACCGCCCAGTATTTACCGATCGAATTTTAAGGTATGTTTTAAAGTAATAATGAAATTATTCTAAAAATCCAAATCCCAAAGAACTAAAAATGGATTTAAAAATTACTAAAACGTTAGTAATCCCATCCAATGAAATTAAGTGGCGATTTTCCAGATCCTCCGGTCCTGGAGGACAAAACGTAAATAAAATTGAAAGTAGAGTAGAGATTATTTTTGATTTAGATGATTCCAAAGTATTAAATGATTATCAGAAAGAAATTCTTAAGAGAAACTTGAAAAATAAATTAGTAAATAATAGCTTGCGTTTAGCGGTTCAAGAACACAGAAATCAATTATTAAATAGGCAGTTAGCTTTAATAAAATTTAGTTCAATCATAAAAAATGCCTTAAATAAATCATTAAAATTAAGAAAATCTACACAACCAACTAAAGCATCACAAAAGAAAAGAGTTGAGGTTAAGAAAAAACGTGGTGCATTGAAAAAAAGTAGACAAAAAGAAAAAATATATCAAATATGAATCAACTAAATAAATATTTTTCTCGCAGATTTTAATCAAACATGTGATAAATTTAATTTTATTTTGGTTTATTGAATTCAACTAATGATTTCTGGTTAATTGACTCCAATTTTGTAGGTGTGATGCGTTTCTACAAAGATAAAGATCATTCAGATAAATCTATTGATTATATGTTTATTGAAGAAGGAATTATTATGGGAATTCATGGAGAAAATCCTCCATTAATGAAAACTAGAAAAAAAATTATCATAGAAGAAGCAAGATTATTGTGGCAAAAATTGTTAAATGAAGGTTGGCAAAAAACTAATAAAAAATGGTGAGTAAATTCTACAAAAACTTTTTTAATTTCAGAAAATAAATGACCCTTTAGGGTATAGCCTGGAAATTTTTTCTTGTTGTAAATATTTCTTTTTTTTGATGTCTTTTTCATATCTTCTCAACATCATTAGATAGTTTGTAACTCCAAAAATTATTAAAAATACAATAAATCTTATTCCTGCCTCAAAGTTCATATGAGTATTAAGCTTTATTTTAATCTGACAATTACTAATCAAAAATCAATCGGTATTTATATCTAATTTAAGCGTCTATTAAAAATCTTTATTGATTTTAATGTGTAAAAAAAACACAACAAAAGTAATATTAAAATTGCACTAAAGCTTCCGATTGGGTTTGGAATATTTTGTGTAAAAGGCCCTGCTAAAAAAGAAGGTGTATTTTCTTTGAATTCTATTAATCCGTTATTTAATAAAAACCAAATACCAACAAGTCCTCCATGAATTCCGATGGAATTCCATAAAGAACCTTTATCTCTAATTTTTACTAATGATAGAAATATCCCAAGTAAAATAAATCCCAAACGTAATCCTACTATGTTCCAAAATACCTCATTTGATAA includes the following:
- a CDS encoding Nif11-like leader peptide family natural product precursor, translated to MSFSEIRKFLIKMQSDEDLKMKVTSLSTADDVALLGQRLGYDFSGDDLLRFNGQKVEKVTVRKVDHPGEYH
- a CDS encoding TatA/E family twin arginine-targeting protein translocase, translating into MNIFGVGLPEVTVILILALLIFGPKKLPELGKQLGKTLKSLKKASNEFQNEIDQVMKEEDKDESPKSIESNQSNEINQEKIDSENSNN
- a CDS encoding peroxiredoxin, with the translated sequence MQIGDKIPEFSLLDQNGVKRSNRGLKNPLVLFFYPKDDTPGCTIEVCGFRDKYDLFKVLGAQVWGVSNGSTSSHLAFANKNKLQYPLLCDTNDSLRKTFKVPKVLGFMDGRVTYVIDRKGTVRHIFRDLLNGPEHIKEAIRVLKEIQNQ
- a CDS encoding small RNA NsiR4-regulated ssr1528 family protein codes for the protein MKKMGMQAVDLAIQNGVDLDGTPIPQKMLDLYNRIMDEENKRQRSGVKKSMRNRCVKTGSKHFNKETLNQLLIDSGWEGLKEKEILFFYD
- the arfB gene encoding alternative ribosome rescue aminoacyl-tRNA hydrolase ArfB → MDLKITKTLVIPSNEIKWRFSRSSGPGGQNVNKIESRVEIIFDLDDSKVLNDYQKEILKRNLKNKLVNNSLRLAVQEHRNQLLNRQLALIKFSSIIKNALNKSLKLRKSTQPTKASQKKRVEVKKKRGALKKSRQKEKIYQI
- a CDS encoding DUF1651 domain-containing protein, whose translation is MNSTNDFWLIDSNFVGVMRFYKDKDHSDKSIDYMFIEEGIIMGIHGENPPLMKTRKKIIIEEARLLWQKLLNEGWQKTNKKW